TTTTTGCTTTCTCAATTAATGCTTCTAATTCTTTTAAACCTGCTGTGACGACTTCTTTATTATCCATACCAGTAAACCATCCCTTTCTTTTTGTTATTTAATATATATCATGATAGCCCATAATAGGCAAAAAAAGTGATTTAACTATTATAGAAAAGTTTGAAAACAAAAAAACACCAATCTGATGATTGATGTTTTTTACAACTGATTGAATTCGAAAAATGGAGGCGAGGGGAGTCGAACCCCTGTCCAAACATATTGCCACAAAAGCTTCTACGCTCATAGTCATGCTATTGGAATTTCACTTGATAAGCTGCCACATGACAGGCGTCTTATCTTGCTAGTCTGATGATCTCTTTTAGCACTTACAGACGGAAAGAGCTAACGTATCCCACTAAGTTTGAGACCCTTACCTGAGCACATGGGCGATGCCAGGAGGATCTTCGCTAACAGGTTATTAAGCTGCTAAAGCGAAAGTGTTGTTTTTATTGTTTGCAGTTATATTTAACTGTAACGTTTTATTGTAGCCGTAACCTACAGAACGCTACTCAAGCTCAAACTATGCCTGTCGAATCCATAACGCCCCCGTTTTATAACGTTGCCCTTTATTATAACATAAAAATTATGCTTGTAAAAGACAACGATAGTTTTTTAAATTAGATGATAATAGTTTAGCGCTTCAACGATTCCTCCGTTATTATGGTCGCTAGTAATATAATTCGCAATACGTTTCAAGTCGTCGATGGCATTGCCCATTGCGATGCTATAGTCGCAAGCACGTAGCAAGTCTAAGTCATTTGGTCCGTCGCCAAACGCAAATGTTGTGACATTGTCCAATCCTAGATAATGTAGCATTTCATTTACGCCCGTCCCTTTAGAATGGCCGCATGTTACGACATCAATCGAATATGGTGTGTTGCGGTAAAACGTTAGTTCAGGAAACGCTTTTTGATAAATCTCATCATGTCCTTGTCCTAAAATTAACAACATATTGTAGGTGTCTTCATCAAATGTTGGGACTTCAATAGGTGGGACTGGTTGAGCTAAATGCTCGTAATGATGCTGAGCCATTGTTGAATCACTGGCTAAAATAATGCCTGAATGTTTATAAAAAGCTAGTTGATGATTTAATTCATTGGCTTTTTCATGTAAAGCGTGGGCTTGGTCAGCTGAGATTTTATGATTGATAATTTCTTGTCCTTCAAACACAGCATATTGCCCATTCATTGTAATAAAAGAATTAATCCCTGTTTTTTTAAGAATATCGGTGATTTCGGTGTTGGTGCGACCAGTTGCGATAAAGGGAATAATGCCATTTTCACGCATTTTTTTAAGTGATTGTGCCACATCATCTGTGATTTGTGATTGATCATTTAATAACGTACCGTCTAAGTCAAAAAAAACTAACGCCTGGATTTCTGTCATGGAGCGAATCATCCTTTCTGTTTGACTATCATGTTCTATTATCATCATATCAAAATAAGTAAGCGGATACTAATGATATGTGCTATAGACCGCTTGGATTTTAAAAAACTAGTAAAGAAAAAAATATATAGTATAATAGAAAAAAAGGAAAAATAACATGACGGAGGTAGCCTAATGAGAATTTTGATGATTGAAGATAACGAATCGGTATCAGAAATGATGAAAATATTTTTCATGAATGAGAAATGGGATGTTGAGTTTAAAAACGACGGGAAAGAAGGATTAGATGCTTTCCTAGAAAACCCAAAAAGTTGGGATATTATAACATTAGATTTAAATTTACCATCAATGGATGGTATCGCAATTTGCCAAGAAATTCGTAAAGTTTCAAGAGATGTTCCTATTATTATGTTATCCGCCCGTGATTCTGAAAGCGATCAAGTAATCGGTTTAGAATTGGGAGCAGATGACTACGTTACCAAACCATTTAGTCCATTAACGCTAATTGCGCGTATCAAAGCACTTTATCGCCGTTCTGAGCGTGTAGAAGTGATGGAAGAAGCTCCTCGATTGCATAAAACGTATGATGTCGAAACTAATCACGTAAAGATGAATATTAGCACGCGTGAAGCTTATGTTGATGGACAGTTAATTGAAGGTTTGACACTTAAAGAATTTGATTTATTGTTAACTTTGGCAGGCAAGCCTAAGCAAGTATTTTCTAGAGAGCAATTATTAGAATTAGTATGGGATTACCAATACTACGGTGATGAACGTACGGTAGATGCACATATAAAAAAATTACGTAAAAAAATGGAAACGATAGGTCCTAGCATTATTCATACCGTGTGGGGGATTGGCTATAAATTTGATGATAGCGGAGTCGTTGAAGAATGAAATATTTAGCCCAACAAATGATTGGGTTCTTCATCGTTATTTTGACGGTTATGATTGTAATTGGCCTGTCATTTAAATCGTTGACACGTCAAACCTTGGTGGGAAATTATTATGAGCAAATGCTTTCGTATGCACGAAGTCTTGTGACGATGACGCATCATAGAAATGGTGAGTTGCTTGATAATGTAGAGAACGCTGAAGAATTTTTGAAAAATCAAAAAATTGGCATGATTTATTTTGATGATGAAAGGCGTCTAGTCTATCCAGAAATTTCAGAGCATCAAGAACTCAGAAAACATCCACTATCAGAAAGTCAATGGAAACAATTATCAAACGGGGAAGAACTCTCGTTTACTCAAAAATATAAGATAGATGAACATCATGAAAAAGACTATGCGATTATCGTTTATCCAGTTTTTACCCGTGAACTTGATAATGAACTGATGGGAGCCCTAGTGATTTATCATCCTGTCAGTTTAATTAACGCCAGTATTAATGCGTTAACCCGTAATTTATTAACCGCCTTTTTAATCTCTAGTTTATTAGCGATAGTGTTTAGTTTTATTTTTTCTCAGTATCAAGTTAACCGAATTAATTTACTTAAAAAAGGTACAGCCAAAATAGCGAATGGTGAATTAGATGTCCAAATTCCTATTAGAACGGGAGATCACATAGATGAATTAGATGAACTTGCGATTTCATTTAACAAAATGGCTCACAAACTGCAAATATCTGACGAGGAAATTAAGTATCAAGAAGAGCAAAGGCGACGATTTATGGCCGATGCCGCACATGAAATGCGTACGCCCTTAACGACCATAAATGGGTTGCTTGAAGGAATCTCATACAACATGATTCCAGAAAGTCAAAAAGAGAAGACGTTTGAGTTAATGAGCAAAGAAACAAAACGTTTAATTCGATTGGTAAACGAAAATCTAGATTATGAAAAAATTAGAACTAATCAGATTCAGATGAAGCTAACAGTATTTAATGCTACTGATGTTTTATATTCTATTGCCACACAGTTATCGCAAAAAGCTCAAGAATTTGGAAATGAAATCATCGTTAGTGCTTCTAGGGAAATCGAGGTGCATGCAGATTACGATCGATTCGTTCAAATTTTGATAAATATTACTCAAAATGCGATTCAATTTACTCAAAATGGTAAAATCTATTTAAAAGCTTCTCGTGTTAATAATAGTACAGTTATTATGATTAAAGATACGGGTATTGGGATGACAGAAGAAGAAGTCCGTAATATTTGGGAACGTTACTATAAAGTTGATCCCTCACGTAAGCATAACAAGTACGGTGAATCAGGTCTTGGTTTAGCGATTGTGCAACAATTGGTTCGTTTACATGAAGGTAAGGTTGAGGTAACAAGTAAAAAAGGTCATGGGACAGCATTTATTTTAACATTCCCAGATCATCCAGATGAAATTTGAATAGTCAGTTAATATCAAAAACGAAAGGGGAACGTAGACGAATGGCGTTTATCCTTTCGTTTTTGTTTCTTTTCACATGAAAACTGCCTATAATAAACAGTAATAGATGATAAATGCAAAACGCAAATAGAAAAGGTGAGAAAATGTCAGAAAATTATAGTTATCCATTAAATGTGGACTGGTCACATGAGGAAATTACGAAAGTAGTAACAATGTGGGCGATGTTAGAAGAAGTTTATGAGCGTGGGGTTGACATAGAACAATTGCAAGCAGCTTATCGAGACTTTAAAAGTGTCGTTAAAAGTATAGGTGAGGAACGCACGTTAGGTCGTCACTATGAAGAGTTATCAGGTTACTCATTGTATCGTGTCATGCAGCAAGCTAAAACGATGACAAAAGGCAAGGTCAAAATGTAAGGAGTACATGATGGAGACAAATAGACTAAGCGAGCTCGTAAAAAGTTGGCTTTATGAGGCTGGGGATCGGATTAAACAGGCACTGAGCCAACCATTAGAAATGACAGAAAAAACAGATCGTACAGATATAGTGACCAATGTTGATCGTGAAATTGAACAATTTTTTGTAAATAAAATCGTTGAATATTTTCCAAATGATCGAGTCTTAGGAGAAGAAGGAACGAATCGTTATCTTGAACAAGAAACTGAACGGACATGGATTATTGATCCAATCGATGGCACACTTAATTTTTATAAGCAGCAAGACTATTTTTGTTTGATGTTGGCAATTGAGCAAGAATCGGGTGAGTCATTAGGATTTATTTATGAATTAATGCGGGATGAATTACTATGGGGTGGAGAAGCTTCGGGCGTTTATTTGAATGATGTGTTAGTTAAGCCTCCAGCGAATCAAACGTTAGTCGAAGGAATTGTTAGTCTGAATTCTGGGATGTTATTAGAGAATACATTCGCGTTACAAACGGTTGCTAAACAGGCAATCGGTGTGAGGATGGTGGGCTGTGCCGGCATAGGTATCAAGGAAGTTTTATTAGGTAAGCAAGCTGCTTATATTTCCTATTTACAACCGTGGGATTTTGCAGCCGGACGAATTATGGCAAAATCCTTAGGAATTGTTGTAGCAGAGATGAATGGACAAGAACTGACGATGACACAACGTCAGGCGGTTATTTTTGCAACGCCAGCTACCTATGAAGAGATAAAGAAAATGCAAGAATTGTAATTTTCTGAAAGTTTTTTATTGTCATGTTACCTTCTTTGTTGTTATAATAGAAAGTCGAGTAAATTAGTCGTGAAATAAAGACCTTGAAAAAGTAAGGAGCAATCAAGTGAAATTAAGAGAAGATATTAGAAACGTAGCGATTATCGCCCACGTTGACCATGGTAAAACAACATTAGTAGATGAATTATTACGCCAATCACACACATTAGACGAGCGTAAAGAATTGCAAGAGCGTGCAATGGACTCTAACGATATCGAGCGTGAGCGTGGTATCACTATTTTAGCGAAAAACACAGCGATTCAATACAACGGAACACGTATCAACATCATGGACACACCAGGTCACTCGGACTTCGGTGGAGAAGTAGAACGTATCATGAAAATGGTTGACGGTGTAGTTTTAGTCGTAGATGCTTATGAAGGAACAATGCCTCAAACACGTTTCGTATTGAAAAAAGCTTTAGAACAACACATTACGCCAATCGTAGTAGTAAACAAAATTGACAAACCATCAGCACGTCCTGAAGAGGTTGTTGATGAAGTATTAGAATTATTTATCGAATTAGGTGCAGATGATGATCAATTAGATTTCCCTGTTGTGTATGCGTCAGCGATTAACGGTACATCAAGTTTATCTGATGATCCAGCAGACCAAGAACATACAATGAACCCTATCTATGATCAAATTATCGAGCACATTCCCGCACCAGTTGATAACAGCGACGAGCCATTACAATTCCAAGTATCATTATTAGACTATAGTGATTACGTTGGACGTATCGGTATCGGACGTGTATTCCGTGGAACAATCAAAGTAGGGGATCAAGTATCATTAATGAAACTTGACGGTTCTGCTAAAAACTTCCGCGTTACTAAAATTTTTGGTTTCTTAGGACTAGACCGTGTCGAAATCCAAGAAGCAAAAGCTGGTGACTTAATTGCCGTTTCAGGTATGGAAGACATCTTCGTTGGGGAAACTGTGACACCAGTTGACCACCAAGATGCGTTACCGATTTTACATATTGATGAGCCAACTCTTCAAATGACATTCTTAGTAAACAACTCACCATTTGCTGGTCGCGAAGGTAAATTTGTTACGTCAAGAAAAATTGAAGAGCGCTTAATGAGTGAATTACAAACTGACGTGTCTTTACGTGTTGAAAACACCGATTCACCAGATGCTTGGATTGTTTCAGGTCGTGGGGAATTACATTTATCTATCTTAATCGAAAACATGCGTCGTGAAGGTTACGAATTACAAGTATCACGTCCAAAAGTTATTGAAAAAGAAGTGGATGGTATTCAATGTGAACCATTCGAACGTGTACAAATCGACACACCAGAAGAGTACATGGGTAGTGTTATCGAATCATTAGGTCAACGTAAAGGCGAAATGTTGGATATGATTAATTCTGGTAATGGCCAAGTAAGATTAATCTTCTTAGTACCAGCTCGTGGATTAATCGGTTACTCAACTGAGTTTATGTCAATGACACGTGGTTACGGTATTATGAACCACACATTCGATCAATACCTACCTAAGATTCAAACACAGTTAGGTGGCCGTCGTAACGGTGCCTTAGTGTCTATTGATACTGGTAAAGCAACCACTTACTCAATCATGAGTATCGAAGAACGTGGTACAGTTTTTGTTGAACCAACGACTGAAGTTTATGGTGGTATGATTGTTGGTGAAAACAGCCGTGAGAATGACTTAACGGTTAACATCACACGTGCTAAACAAATGACTAACGTTCGTTCTGCTAATAAAGACCAAACATCAGTTATCAAAAAACCAAAAATCTTAACATTAGAAGAATCATTACAATTCTTGAATGATGATGAATATTGTGAAGTAACACCAGAAAGCGTTCGTCTACGTAAACAATTGTTAGACAAAGGTGAACGTGAACGTGCGGCGAAGAAAAAGAAAAACGCTGAGCAAGAATAATTAAAAAAGCCAAGGCTCTTGGAACTGCCCCATCAAAGTGGGACAGTATCGAGAGCCTTGGCTTTTTTAGTGGAAATCAGTATCGTCAGACACTGGTAAGTGGCAAGAATATTCTTTTGATTTGAACGACAATTAGTTTAGGAAAACGCAATTACAAATGAACATTTGAGAATTCAATTTTGAAATATTCTAATTTTTTGTAAGATTGTACTAATTCGATGACCTCGTCACTTTCTTGTAAACAAGTAATTTTTTCTTGTTTAACGACAGGCGTATTTTCCGGTAATTCCAATAAAGCATTTACAAGCTTTGGAGGTGTCATGGCAATCTCGTTAATCTCTGTACTATCCTGGTCTAACATATTAAGATTGAAGTCTTTTTTTAGACGATGATAGACACTTTGGAAGTAGTTTAAGTCGTTTATCTTATTTTTATTGATATATTTTTCAGGTAAATAAGTATTTTGTAAAAAATAAGGAGTATCTTTATCACAACGCAAACGAGTGATTCTGTAGTAGGTTTGATCAGCTTTTAGGTTTAGTTTATTTAATATTTCTTGGTTGTGTTCGGGTGTTATTTCTAATACTTGGACCTTATCATTTTTAGATGGGAATAGTTCAATATCTGAAAATTCAACTAATTTTCTTTTTCTTGATCTGGAAATATAAGTGCCTTTTCCTTGAATACGAATTAAATATCCTTCGGTAGTTAACTCCTGAATCGCACGGATCACTGTAATAGAACTCACAGAATATTTTTCAATTAATTCTTTTTCACTATAAAATTTATCACCGCTCACAAATTTTCCAGAGTTAATCTCTTTTAGCAA
This is a stretch of genomic DNA from Vagococcus zengguangii. It encodes these proteins:
- a CDS encoding Cof-type HAD-IIB family hydrolase, producing MTEIQALVFFDLDGTLLNDQSQITDDVAQSLKKMRENGIIPFIATGRTNTEITDILKKTGINSFITMNGQYAVFEGQEIINHKISADQAHALHEKANELNHQLAFYKHSGIILASDSTMAQHHYEHLAQPVPPIEVPTFDEDTYNMLLILGQGHDEIYQKAFPELTFYRNTPYSIDVVTCGHSKGTGVNEMLHYLGLDNVTTFAFGDGPNDLDLLRACDYSIAMGNAIDDLKRIANYITSDHNNGGIVEALNYYHLI
- a CDS encoding response regulator transcription factor, which codes for MRILMIEDNESVSEMMKIFFMNEKWDVEFKNDGKEGLDAFLENPKSWDIITLDLNLPSMDGIAICQEIRKVSRDVPIIMLSARDSESDQVIGLELGADDYVTKPFSPLTLIARIKALYRRSERVEVMEEAPRLHKTYDVETNHVKMNISTREAYVDGQLIEGLTLKEFDLLLTLAGKPKQVFSREQLLELVWDYQYYGDERTVDAHIKKLRKKMETIGPSIIHTVWGIGYKFDDSGVVEE
- a CDS encoding sensor histidine kinase, which translates into the protein MKYLAQQMIGFFIVILTVMIVIGLSFKSLTRQTLVGNYYEQMLSYARSLVTMTHHRNGELLDNVENAEEFLKNQKIGMIYFDDERRLVYPEISEHQELRKHPLSESQWKQLSNGEELSFTQKYKIDEHHEKDYAIIVYPVFTRELDNELMGALVIYHPVSLINASINALTRNLLTAFLISSLLAIVFSFIFSQYQVNRINLLKKGTAKIANGELDVQIPIRTGDHIDELDELAISFNKMAHKLQISDEEIKYQEEQRRRFMADAAHEMRTPLTTINGLLEGISYNMIPESQKEKTFELMSKETKRLIRLVNENLDYEKIRTNQIQMKLTVFNATDVLYSIATQLSQKAQEFGNEIIVSASREIEVHADYDRFVQILINITQNAIQFTQNGKIYLKASRVNNSTVIMIKDTGIGMTEEEVRNIWERYYKVDPSRKHNKYGESGLGLAIVQQLVRLHEGKVEVTSKKGHGTAFILTFPDHPDEI
- a CDS encoding UPF0223 family protein, encoding MSENYSYPLNVDWSHEEITKVVTMWAMLEEVYERGVDIEQLQAAYRDFKSVVKSIGEERTLGRHYEELSGYSLYRVMQQAKTMTKGKVKM
- a CDS encoding inositol monophosphatase family protein — protein: MMETNRLSELVKSWLYEAGDRIKQALSQPLEMTEKTDRTDIVTNVDREIEQFFVNKIVEYFPNDRVLGEEGTNRYLEQETERTWIIDPIDGTLNFYKQQDYFCLMLAIEQESGESLGFIYELMRDELLWGGEASGVYLNDVLVKPPANQTLVEGIVSLNSGMLLENTFALQTVAKQAIGVRMVGCAGIGIKEVLLGKQAAYISYLQPWDFAAGRIMAKSLGIVVAEMNGQELTMTQRQAVIFATPATYEEIKKMQEL
- the typA gene encoding translational GTPase TypA, whose translation is MKLREDIRNVAIIAHVDHGKTTLVDELLRQSHTLDERKELQERAMDSNDIERERGITILAKNTAIQYNGTRINIMDTPGHSDFGGEVERIMKMVDGVVLVVDAYEGTMPQTRFVLKKALEQHITPIVVVNKIDKPSARPEEVVDEVLELFIELGADDDQLDFPVVYASAINGTSSLSDDPADQEHTMNPIYDQIIEHIPAPVDNSDEPLQFQVSLLDYSDYVGRIGIGRVFRGTIKVGDQVSLMKLDGSAKNFRVTKIFGFLGLDRVEIQEAKAGDLIAVSGMEDIFVGETVTPVDHQDALPILHIDEPTLQMTFLVNNSPFAGREGKFVTSRKIEERLMSELQTDVSLRVENTDSPDAWIVSGRGELHLSILIENMRREGYELQVSRPKVIEKEVDGIQCEPFERVQIDTPEEYMGSVIESLGQRKGEMLDMINSGNGQVRLIFLVPARGLIGYSTEFMSMTRGYGIMNHTFDQYLPKIQTQLGGRRNGALVSIDTGKATTYSIMSIEERGTVFVEPTTEVYGGMIVGENSRENDLTVNITRAKQMTNVRSANKDQTSVIKKPKILTLEESLQFLNDDEYCEVTPESVRLRKQLLDKGERERAAKKKKNAEQE
- a CDS encoding GntR family transcriptional regulator, with amino-acid sequence MRTPKYLKIKEDLLKEINSGKFVSGDKFYSEKELIEKYSVSSITVIRAIQELTTEGYLIRIQGKGTYISRSRKRKLVEFSDIELFPSKNDKVQVLEITPEHNQEILNKLNLKADQTYYRITRLRCDKDTPYFLQNTYLPEKYINKNKINDLNYFQSVYHRLKKDFNLNMLDQDSTEINEIAMTPPKLVNALLELPENTPVVKQEKITCLQESDEVIELVQSYKKLEYFKIEFSNVHL